The following proteins are encoded in a genomic region of Pagrus major chromosome 16, Pma_NU_1.0:
- the LOC141010580 gene encoding uncharacterized protein has translation MICRILLLISLNCVCGTFVVNVTQTSYQAEENHNITLEWMFTTTTHISPNSIYIFCEMKTDHKVSVLFELRRGVVVPESRDQQFVGRVQWEKDVLRDGRVRLHVSRLRTEDSGRYMCDVRTNYGVDFGECWLKVSAARDWPEPERPNTDTPERPNTASRGWIVLYCGLGLTAAVVVVWFARHLFIHCFAKKQKPSRGFKKSSSSAGPEETILSAL, from the exons ATGATCTGCAGGATCCTGCTGCTCATCAGCCTCAACTGTGTCTGTG GAACATTTGTAGTGAATGTGACACAGACCTCCTATCAGGCAGAggagaaccacaacatcacactgGAATGGATGTTCACAACCACAACTCACATTTCCCCCAACTCCATTTATATCTTCTGTGAGATGAAAACTGATCACAAAGTCTCAGTCCTGTTTGAACTACGTAGAGGTGTTGTGGTCCCAGAGTCTCGGGATCAACAGTTTGTAGGACGAGTCCAGTGGGAGAAGGATGTCCTCAGAGACGGACGAGTCAGACTTCATGTGTCCAGACTCAGGACTGAGGACTCAGGCCGGTACATGTGTGATGTGAGGACAAACTATGGTGTGGACTTTGGTGAATGTTGGCTCAAGGTCTCTG CAGCGAGGGATTGGCCCGAACCTGAGAGacccaacacagacacacctgagagacCCAACACAGCAAGTCGAGGATGGATTGTCCTCTACTGTGGACTgggactgacagcagcagtggttgttgtgTGGTTTGCTcgccatttatttattcactgtttTGCTAAGAAACAAAAGCCCAGCAGAGGATTTAAGAAAAGTTCCAGCTCAGCAGGACCAGAGGAAACAATTTTATCAGCACTGTAA